Genomic segment of Benincasa hispida cultivar B227 chromosome 1, ASM972705v1, whole genome shotgun sequence:
ACAAAAAGTCAAAGCCGTAATATCAAACCAAAAAATATCAAACATCAAAATATACTGATATGTTTctagaaatataatataatatcaaataaaaaagtGAAGAATGCAAGCcttaacttaattaatcaatcaaaactcaaaatatcaAAGAAAAGTAAACAACGCAATGAACAAAGCAAAATTTCATGAAAGCACACAAACTCCCCTCACAATTCATCATATTCACAGTGAACTAAAGAAATCATTAGGTTCTtgagaaaaaagagaaagaaaagagtaaaTGAGCTGAATAAAtcgagaaaaaaatgaaaaacaaaatcgaaaaaaaaaaacgctCAAAGAGAAAACTCCCAATCGAAGATgcaatagaaaaaagaaaaacgaacTCACGAATTGAAATTGAACGTAATATCACGGAGAGAGACTGAATGGAAAGCTTCACGAATTGGAATTCATGAATTGAAATTGAGACTAGATGGAGACTGGGTCTTCGACTCCAGAACTTCACCGGGAAAAGAATGAAAACGGAaatgtaaaaaagaaaagttaagaGAGGGtaaatttagaattttcaaaaagtaaTAACTTGACCGATCGTGCTAATATTTTAGATGTGGAATATatgatgagttttttttttcctatttgtaTTACTTGATACAAATTTCCAGATTTTAATATGGACCGAAAAACTTTCCATATGTATTACGATAAGCCAAGGCCCAAGATTGTAGGCCCACTAGTCTGTACCCTCCTCAGGGGGATTGTTTTCTTGGTATCTCCAGTTTGCTCCGGTTAGTCGCGGTGTTTGGTAATCGGAGCTCCGCCATGGGCGAAGCTTTATTTCATCTCGAACAAGTTCTCAGGTCCAAACAGGTATTTCACTTTCCCAACCTTCGCTTCCTCTTCCATTCTGAAACTTTCACATTATCAATCTCATTTGAGTTTCTCGACACAGCATATTTAAGTTTTTCAAGAATTGGTTGTTATCAAGGATCCACATAGAACCACCGACGAATCTTTTTTTCcatttgtttcttgttttgatTAATCAGTTAGCTCCTATTCGGCATTCAATTGGTTCTTAGTTGAACAGCTGAACTAATTTTGGTTTGAGCCTAGAATTGCTATTCTTTTGCCGATCGGTTGATTTCAAGTGTGGTTGCGCTTTCTGCTGTCGAAGTCGATTTCTACGCTTTTACTTGTTTTTGTTCAACTTCATTTAACTTAATACGTCTACTCATTTCTGCAACATAGAACAGCTTGACGATCGAGGAAGCGAATTTGCTCCAAACATGTAGGTCTAAGGCTGTTCGAGATTTTACCCTTGGAGGACTCATTGGAGGTGGCGTGACATGGGCAGGTATGCTGTATAATGCGGCCGAGTTTATCTTCCTTTCATCTGAAAATATTATACAATGAGGATACCTAGAGGCCAGAGGGAgcattttgattttcaatttacATGTGTTTGTGCCCCTAGAGGCTAGAACTTTTCAGCCAGATCGTTTCTATTTTTCAGATTTATACGGtcctttttatttaataatcgATTTTATCTTGCTCTACTCAACAACTGTAGTTACCTTCCGGATGAATTTATGTATGCTAGTGCTCAAGTACTAATTCTCTTCActttaaaaatcaatatatagaATCATAACTTCGTATAAAGTACTATTTGTTTGATTTTAGGTGATAATTCTTTTTAAGACAGGCAGCAAAAATACGTGTGGATTTCTTGTAGACAATACTCAATTTTAAGATCCCAAATGGTGCTTGCTGCCTGGTGGTAAAGGCTTGGGATATTTGGAGATACCATCGAAGGTCCTGGGTTTAAGCCTTTGGTATAAAATTTTTTTCGTTGAGCAGGCACTGGAGCGGGCAAATTCTTCTTAGGGATTAGTGGGGCAAGCCATGAGCATAATCCAAAGAGTAGAGTCCTTGACACTCGagatatgtttaaaaaaaaaaaaacaaataaataaattgtgatGATAGAATAACTTGTTACCTCAATATCAAATAAAGATAAAACCTAGCTTAAAGCTATTTAAAGTTTGTGAAGCTGTGTGTCCAATCAAAAGAAACTGTGTTGTTTTTCTAGTGCACGGTTGCACACAATCAAATATATATCAGTTAAATGTTTGCGGCATCTTAAAGCTGCAGTTCCTTCTGTTCCCTCCGtcatttattcatttaattacTCTTTAGTTTGCTCTGGTAGGAACATGGAGGCTGAATAAATTCATTCGGTTAAATCTTTCTGGAGGTAAGatgaactctctctctctctcacacgCACGCacttttgcaaaattaattgctGATTTTTAGGCTGTGCAGAAATTActtttcaattcatttattaagGATTATATTTTGGCAGGAGCTGCTGCGCTATGTGGATTATGGAGATTTAGCCTGTCCCTAACTTCATGTGTCGATCATATTCTTGCGCTGCATGGAAGTAGGATGCAAAAGGAATTGGCAAATATGTAGGTCACTCGCCTTCATTAATATTGGAATTTTCTAATTAGTGCCATGCTAGTAAACAAATATTGATGTTCATGAAGAACCAGGCTAAAACAACCTTACGAGTCGGCTAAAATATCTGAATGATGTTGCCGCAGGGAGCTGTGACTATGAGTGAAAATCTAGCTATATTCCCTTTCGAGGGGTGAAGAGGTCATGTGACGAGGTTCTGGAGGTGGTGAGGTCTAATGCCTACTTGTAGGCATTGGTTACTCGGCCTTTTTGTAATTATAACATTGATGTGATTTTGTTTGATTTGAGTTCCTTCTTGTAGGTTGTGTTTTGTGACTCTCTCTTGTTGGACTTCTTTTTTGTATGCCTttgtatattcttttattttgcaTCATGAAAgtatatttatttctaatttaatttatttttcttttttatgatgaaacaaCAACTTTCATCTTAATGAAAGAAAGAACACGAGGGCATACGAAAAAAGACAAGCCTTAGAAAGGAAGCCGCAATGGAAACGACTCCAATTGAGCATAATAGTATCaatagaataattacaaaagctcttcaaaattgaaatctaaAGAGAGACGTGAAATCTAATGAGGGACCAAACAACCGAAAATTTCCTCTCTAAACCTTTAAACACTTTGTTATTCCTCTTTCTAAGGATCCTACTAGATAGCAAACACCTTGGTCAGCCATAATGAGCATAACAGAAGCCAGCGGTAATTTACTCTGTTTAAATTTGACGAAGTAGGTGTTGAGGTCACTATCCCCGCTTAGTGGCTAAGCAAATAGGTGTCATTATGCCACTCAGGTGCTGCATGAGGGCTGAAAATATCTCATGCGGGCTCAATTGGGGAAGCAAGGGGGCTAACCAAGCTAGTTAGGCACTTGAGTAGGTGCTCGAGTGCTGAAGTACTTGAAGCTGGTTTAATTAGAGAAAGAAGAGGGTTATCTACGTATATTAGTCAACGAGATGTAATAACTCATCAAGTTTTTATTAATGTTGCCATAGGCTAGTAAATTTCAGTGATAATGATCTTGGAATCTCGTACTATTTTTAATGACATTACATGGCGAGTTCTCTTGTACATGACCAATATTTATATTCTCATTGCAGTGTAGTTACGAGATATCACAATGATCCTCGTGCCATGCAGCTCATATCCAAGCATTTTTATTATGAGGAAGTGTTTGACGATTCAACCTTGGACCGGCCAAAGATAAGGTGGCGTTCTCGAAATTTCTTTAGTGATGATGTTGCTCATGCTCAGAGGACGCCTGATAATGACCCTAAGGACAACTTGCATGGGAACTCCCACCATGACTCATCCAACCGTGATTCAAGTGCCTACCAGAGTGATTCCTATGGTGATCCTGATGACAAAGGAAATGCTCTTGAGTTGAAGCCAGTGCTTGTAAGTTCAATAATTCAGTTTCTGTCCCCATCTGACTAATACTTCTTCAATTCTTTTATGATCGTTTACTCATGGTTTTTGCTTTTTAGTTCAAAAGAGAATTGTGTGCTATACTGATTAAAGGAAATCTTGTACATTCCAAGGAGGACACGGACATATTGGGATACCCTCTttgttattatcattattattttagatttatataaatttaacataaaatgCCAAATACACtctactaaaaaaaacatattatgtCAAAGTTAATTAACAATAATAAGAGATGAAATGTTTAGGTTTCTAacttccattttttattttctttttttttttttttttatcttcggTTAAAAAAATGGGCTTTTCATCTTagttttttaatctaaatttaaaatataatcgATTTGGATTTCAATTTGAGTCCAATATTAAAGGTTGGacattttctctctaaaaacaATTTTCAGGCGTATCCAGAAAGTGTCCCAAATGTACGTGTTTGAAATAGGACATGAAAATTTGCATGTCGGACATGTTTCCGAATGTGTCCGACACGAACACTCTGCCTAAAATGGAGTGTCTATCCTTCATAGCTCAAGTTCCTAAAATTGAAAAGTATTGACCAGAGACGCAAGGAAaatatttcctttttctctgCAAGTTGCCTTGCACCAAAGGATTCAAGTAGGATGATTCACAGGGAGTCAGGAATGTAGGTGTTATGTTATGATGCCTCCTTGGTCAAACGAGCTTTTCTTATGCAAATAGATGGACATATCGCATACCTGAGTGACAAAACTTCGCACTTTATAAGAACTTGAACATCCAAGTGGAAAGaaagttgattattttatatcatCACACTAAAACGAAATACATGCACACACAGAGTGTTTTTCTATCATTTTGTCTGATTTGAACTTTTGTTATATGCAGACTAAGCCTGGAACCGATGCTACGACCACAGACCCTCTAGATTGTATTTTTGGTACATTGgccagagaagaagaagaagaaattcaacACTCAAGTGCCTCTAGTCCATCTCCCAAATCTCACTCTCGCAGCAGAAGATACAATCGTCGGCATCGAAAAGGTAACCAGACAATGCCAACAAACTTTGAACATGTGTAATTTCAGGTTCTATCCATTCTAGGgagattttattttctaacGAAACTTTTCatttgaataaataaaaagggACATTTTTGTACCTAACCATGTAATTGAAGAAGGAATGTTGAGACATTTATGCACTTCGAGGTGCAGTGTTATCATTTGCCTATCATAGGAAAGAAAAATGGTGTATAATCGTTTCCATCAGGGTCTTTTATGGTGGCTAACCATTACTGGATTAATGGATAGGATAGGATAGCCAAAGAAGCCATAACCATCCATACTGCAGAGACAATGCTCATAAGGTAGTTTTGTGGTGGTGGTTGAAATGGGAGAGCCACATTTCAGAGAACACGGTAATGGTTGAAGGTTGGAAACTCCAATCTCTTTTCTAGTTTCTCAATTCTCTTAACATCCTCAGGAAGATTCGTAGGGAAAAATCTTTCATCTTTCAGACCGTGTGGCGTGTCGAAGGCCTTACACAAGAAAGACGACTAGGAATACGCGTCAAGAATAAATGGTAAATGCCTTTTGTCAGACATTTAatactataataactaacttgaAGCTTCATGCTTTGTCTTTTTTACATTAATATGAAATTCTTCCCCCTTTTTTAGTGGTTTTGTTTGAAAGATAGAAACCCATTACTTACGAGATAAACAACATATATTTCTCTGGTGGAAGTGGGGGTTTAGATGAGATGCTTTTTGCTAGTACCCATCATTTTTAATCTTTACATTGTGGGGTGAAAGATATTTGTTGGGTTCTTAGGCTAAGCAGTTGAAAGCAATGGAGTTGAtttaaagtgaaaaaaaaattgttggttTCTGAAT
This window contains:
- the LOC120070209 gene encoding uncharacterized protein LOC120070209 isoform X2, whose amino-acid sequence is MGEALFHLEQVLRSKQNSLTIEEANLLQTCRSKAVRDFTLGGLIGGGVTWAGTWRLNKFIRLNLSGGAAALCGLWRFSLSLTSCVDHILALHGSRMQKELANIVVTRYHNDPRAMQLISKHFYYEEVFDDSTLDRPKIRWRSRNFFSDDVAHAQRTPDNDPKDNLHGNSHHDSSNRDSSAYQSDSYGDPDDKGNALELKPVLTKPGTDATTTDPLDCIFGTLAREEEEEIQHSSASSPSPKSHSRSRRYNRRHRKG
- the LOC120070209 gene encoding uncharacterized protein LOC120070209 isoform X1; its protein translation is MGEALFHLEQVLRSKQNSLTIEEANLLQTCRSKAVRDFTLGGLIGGGVTWAGTWRLNKFIRLNLSGGAAALCGLWRFSLSLTSCVDHILALHGSRMQKELANIVVTRYHNDPRAMQLISKHFYYEEVFDDSTLDRPKIRWRSRNFFSDDVAHAQRTPDNDPKDNLHGNSHHDSSNRDSSAYQSDSYGDPDDKGNALELKPVLTKPGTDATTTDPLDCIFGTLAREEEEEIQHSSASSPSPKSHSRSRRYNRRHRKGNQTMPTNFEHV